A portion of the Pectobacterium brasiliense genome contains these proteins:
- a CDS encoding SIR2 family protein produces MKNETTGCETVETLAQYFEEENKQELKTLLFMYYYKECIEPVMSFNWESEKVSDKLIDGKKTKVIDNYKAFISTLYGILELRKAHEKSINIFTTNYDTCFVEAYEELIKEEKIPLNLNDGTRGFKIKLLEARHFDSIEVTKGVFDSGEQRVPQLNIVHLHGSVYWRKNEESIHVQYYGYNTDRIIKDIVPELEFFKSIIENPESNRASFNNIILSDGFFEISTSFWNKYNSLPIVNPTKWKFHETVFEEHYYQMLRHMSYVLERKNSVLILFGFSFADEHIRNLIKRSLGNRTLTMFICCYSDHGYQEISPLFEGYRNVKFIKLNEKMDFTKFNSDVFSIPSYNKN; encoded by the coding sequence ATGAAAAATGAAACTACTGGGTGTGAAACCGTTGAAACTTTAGCGCAATACTTTGAGGAGGAAAATAAACAAGAATTAAAAACATTACTATTTATGTATTACTATAAAGAATGTATTGAACCAGTCATGTCTTTTAACTGGGAGTCAGAGAAGGTCTCCGATAAATTAATAGATGGAAAGAAAACTAAGGTAATTGATAATTATAAGGCATTTATATCCACTCTTTATGGCATACTTGAATTGCGTAAAGCACATGAAAAAAGTATTAATATCTTTACTACCAATTATGATACCTGCTTTGTAGAGGCTTATGAAGAATTAATTAAAGAAGAAAAGATACCGCTTAATTTAAACGATGGTACCCGAGGATTCAAAATAAAGCTTTTGGAAGCTAGGCATTTTGACTCAATAGAAGTTACAAAAGGGGTATTTGATAGTGGGGAGCAAAGAGTTCCTCAATTAAATATTGTCCACCTTCACGGTTCTGTATACTGGAGAAAAAATGAAGAATCAATCCATGTTCAATATTACGGTTATAATACAGATCGTATAATTAAAGATATTGTTCCTGAATTAGAGTTTTTTAAATCCATTATTGAAAATCCTGAATCTAACCGTGCTAGTTTTAACAATATAATATTATCTGATGGTTTCTTTGAGATATCTACTTCATTCTGGAATAAATATAATTCTCTTCCGATTGTCAATCCAACGAAATGGAAATTCCATGAGACAGTATTTGAGGAACACTACTATCAGATGTTACGTCATATGAGTTACGTGTTGGAGAGAAAAAACTCTGTTTTAATTTTGTTTGGTTTTTCATTTGCGGATGAGCATATAAGAAATTTAATCAAAAGATCGCTTGGGAATAGAACTCTTACAATGTTTATCTGCTGTTATAGCGATCATGGTTACCAAGAAATCTCACCGCTGTTTGAAGGATATAGAAATGTAAAATTTATCAAACTTAATGAAAAAATGGATTTTACAAAGTTTAATTCAGATGTGTTTTCTATACCATCGTACAATAAAAATTAG
- a CDS encoding LysR family transcriptional regulator: protein MDVLGLISNFIRVVENGSIAAAARAKGMSPAAVSQSLSRLETHLGVRLISRTTRSMTLTENGKRYFEKVRHIPHDIELASQAAASETKLQGPLCIATTAAFGRYVIAPLMPAFKESFPDIDIELISTDRNVNHRLEGVDVSIRIEAQLNDQLIARKIASLPFIFCAAQAYLDRAGTPQTPEELSQHACLVFRYPTDGRFLPWTFMVNGQPVNVKLNPKFISDDIDIIAKIAANGGGVTRLASFVAQPLIDSGQLTPLFCSDRSSGNHVESLPMNIYACVNERSALNSKVRAFIAFLEAEI from the coding sequence ATGGATGTGTTAGGGCTGATTAGCAATTTTATCCGTGTGGTCGAGAACGGCAGCATTGCCGCGGCAGCACGAGCTAAAGGTATGAGTCCGGCGGCGGTAAGCCAGAGCCTTTCACGGCTTGAGACACATTTGGGCGTGCGCCTGATATCGCGCACCACCCGAAGCATGACATTAACCGAAAACGGTAAACGTTATTTCGAGAAAGTACGTCATATTCCACATGACATCGAGCTCGCCTCGCAGGCTGCTGCGAGTGAGACTAAACTGCAAGGTCCGCTTTGCATCGCGACGACTGCCGCATTTGGTCGGTACGTTATCGCTCCACTGATGCCTGCTTTCAAAGAATCTTTCCCCGATATTGATATCGAACTGATTAGTACCGATCGCAACGTTAACCATCGATTGGAAGGCGTTGACGTCAGCATCCGCATCGAGGCACAGCTGAACGATCAACTGATTGCCAGAAAAATCGCATCGCTGCCATTTATATTCTGCGCGGCCCAGGCTTATCTGGATCGCGCGGGTACCCCTCAAACTCCTGAAGAACTCAGCCAGCACGCTTGTCTGGTTTTCCGCTATCCCACAGATGGGCGTTTTCTTCCCTGGACATTTATGGTCAATGGGCAGCCTGTTAACGTGAAACTCAACCCCAAATTTATCAGTGATGATATTGATATTATTGCAAAAATAGCAGCAAACGGAGGCGGCGTTACCCGCCTGGCAAGCTTTGTTGCCCAGCCGTTGATAGACAGTGGTCAACTCACGCCTTTGTTCTGCTCAGACCGCAGTAGCGGTAACCACGTAGAGTCTTTACCGATGAATATTTATGCCTGTGTCAATGAACGTTCGGCACTGAATTCAAAGGTAAGAGCCTTTATTGCGTTTTTAGAAGCTGAGATTTAA
- a CDS encoding DUF2798 domain-containing protein → MTNAVAKNTPRFRFPKHTSPYVFALYMATIMAFLMCLVIILAEFGMGPHYMENVMNAYQVAMPAAFVCILIVRPIVTRLVGLTVHGH, encoded by the coding sequence ATGACTAATGCTGTTGCTAAAAATACCCCGCGATTCCGCTTCCCGAAGCACACTTCACCCTACGTATTTGCTCTTTATATGGCGACCATCATGGCATTTCTGATGTGTCTGGTTATCATTCTGGCCGAATTTGGAATGGGACCACATTACATGGAAAATGTGATGAATGCCTATCAGGTTGCCATGCCAGCTGCTTTTGTTTGCATACTGATTGTCCGTCCTATTGTTACCCGGTTGGTAGGATTGACTGTTCACGGTCACTGA
- a CDS encoding efflux RND transporter periplasmic adaptor subunit, translating into MNGFNNVIFRHAFQLLALCLFAFTAHAQTSDPLLAMPSHDNQTAAPADNQARGILIAVEQATLSSELAGRIVEIPFREGESFKKGDLLVRFDCSIYQAQLAAASAATRAAEAELSQNQQLAQMKSVGRHAVSLSAAHFAQAQAESQVYQIQVNRCRITAPFDGQVVKRRVQTFESVAQGAPLLDVVNNRNLEINLLVPSRLLSVLKPGLVFTFTPDETGKPLQAKVTRLGARIDESSQTLGLTGTLAHADNTLMAGMSGTAQFSEAQ; encoded by the coding sequence GTGAATGGTTTCAATAACGTAATATTTCGCCACGCTTTTCAATTGCTGGCACTTTGCTTATTCGCGTTTACGGCCCATGCGCAAACGAGCGACCCACTCTTGGCGATGCCTTCTCATGATAATCAAACCGCTGCCCCCGCCGACAATCAGGCTCGCGGCATTCTGATAGCGGTGGAACAAGCCACGCTGTCCAGCGAACTGGCCGGACGTATTGTGGAAATACCGTTTAGAGAAGGGGAATCCTTCAAGAAAGGCGATCTGTTGGTACGGTTTGACTGTTCCATTTACCAAGCTCAACTGGCTGCGGCGTCTGCTGCCACACGTGCCGCAGAAGCGGAGCTGAGCCAAAATCAGCAACTGGCGCAGATGAAATCGGTAGGGAGACACGCAGTATCGTTATCAGCCGCGCACTTTGCACAAGCTCAGGCAGAAAGCCAGGTTTATCAAATTCAGGTCAACCGCTGTCGCATCACTGCCCCATTCGACGGCCAGGTGGTGAAACGCCGTGTGCAGACATTTGAGAGCGTGGCGCAAGGTGCTCCACTGCTGGACGTGGTGAATAACCGCAATCTAGAAATCAACCTGCTAGTCCCATCACGACTTCTGTCGGTGCTCAAACCTGGGTTAGTCTTTACCTTCACGCCGGATGAAACCGGAAAACCGTTACAAGCCAAAGTCACACGGCTTGGTGCACGCATTGATGAGAGCAGCCAAACCCTGGGACTCACCGGTACGCTGGCTCACGCGGACAATACCTTAATGGCAGGTATGAGCGGAACGGCACAGTTT